CTCGCCACCCTGTGCGCGGCGGCGCGCTTCGAGGGTGTCGACCAGGCGGCGCAGCGCCGTCGCGGTGTGCTGGAGGTCGTCCGGAATCTCGACCGCCGCATCGTCGAGGACGGCTTCCACCTCGGCAACCCACAGGCCGTGTTTCTGCAGCTCGGTGCTGCGAACCCGGAAGCGCTGCGTGCCGACGCATTCGATCTGCAGCAGTCCGCTTTGCGGCGATTCGAATTCGCGGATGACCGCCAGGGTGCCGACGGCCGCGAAGCTCTCCGCATCGCCACCGGGCTTGCGCACCTCGCTGCCGCTCGTGAGGCTGACGACGCCGAAGGGCGCATCGGCCTTGCGGCATTTGCCGACCATGTCGAGGTAACGTACCTCGAAAATACGCAGTGGAAGCACGCCGCCGGGGAACAGGACGGTGCCGAGCGGGAACAATGGCAGTGAATGAAGAAGGGGCTGTGTCGTCATCGATGAACCTTGCATGGCTATCATCGCATTCCCCTCACGACGACGCCCCATGCTCTACCAGATTCCCTCGTTCCTTCTCGACGTGATCGTCGGCCTGCTCGGCGGCGCCTGCCTGCTGCGCCTCTACATGCAGTACCACCGGGTGCCGTTCGGCAATCCGCTCGGCCGCTTCGTGTTCGCGATCACCGACTGGATCGTGCTGCCGCTGCGCCGCATCGTGCCGTCGGTCAAGCGCTGGGACCTGGCAAGCCTGATTGCCGCATGGCTGCTGGTGCTGGCAAA
The Variovorax sp. OAS795 genome window above contains:
- a CDS encoding LON peptidase substrate-binding domain-containing protein; amino-acid sequence: MTTQPLLHSLPLFPLGTVLFPGGVLPLRIFEVRYLDMVGKCRKADAPFGVVSLTSGSEVRKPGGDAESFAAVGTLAVIREFESPQSGLLQIECVGTQRFRVRSTELQKHGLWVAEVEAVLDDAAVEIPDDLQHTATALRRLVDTLEARRRAQGGEAVRLPIGQPYLFNDCGWVANRWCELVPMQLELRQRLMELESPLMRLELVSDLLARAGIAE